A stretch of Rhododendron vialii isolate Sample 1 chromosome 4a, ASM3025357v1 DNA encodes these proteins:
- the LOC131324647 gene encoding F-box/LRR-repeat protein At4g14103-like isoform X1 — translation MDVISSFSDNVLHHILSFLSTEDSIRTSILSRRWQYLWTSISDINLDDISWSKDIDKIKDQCPMCHRFSDFVDRVLLLHDASDIRRLHLNILDPVNSSRLNSWISAAIRHNVQELDLDLPVRTRFLLPCCLFTCESLLVLKLFMQCVLKPPSFIYLSSLKTLVFDNLTFSDDESTQHLFSNCPVLQELALMNCGWKNIKTLTISVPTLKRLTIEDDRSLWADALSCAVKVHAPNLICLKFTSTLKGHFHLCGISSLVNASIDLPHRVLSQQHASRVIGVLTGICNVKSLTVLADTLLIITWFVFLRFPNMTDLELNAEFCGDLTGGLINLLEKSPKLEFLDFAQGFDSDFIHDHEVCLMLERVPSCCCFKWFSLSYFKGKPAEMHFLRLLLKNATVLKKMTLYCEPILSEDSEKEEEVNNQLRGFPRRSESCVIELL, via the exons ATGGATGTAATCAGCAGCTTTTCGGACAACGTTCTCCATCACATCCTCTCCTTCCTTTCAACCGAAGACTCCATACGAACTTCTATATTATCGAGAAGATGGCAATATTTATGGACCTCCATTTCAGACATCAATTTGGATGATATTTCTTGGTCAAAGGATATTGACAAAATTAAAGATCAGTGTCCAATGTGTCATAGGTTCTCAGATTTCGTGGATAGAGTTCTCCTTCTTCATGATGCTTCAGATATTAGAAGACTTCATCTTAATATTCTTGACCCTGTGAATTCTTCTCGTCTGAATTCATGGATCTCTGCTGCTATAAGGCACAATGTTCAAGAGCTCGATCTTGACTTGCCTGTGAGAACGCGCTTTCTGTTGCCTTGTTGCCTTTTTACTTGTGAATCGCTACTTGTGTTGAAGTTATTTATGCAATGCGTTTTGAAACCTCCTAGTTTTATTTACTTGTCGAGCCTCAAGACCTTGGTGTTTGACAACCTTACATTTTCTGATGACGAATCGACACAACACCTATTTTCTAATTGTCCGGTGCTTCAAGAGTTGGCCTTAATGAATTGTGGATGGAAGAATATAAAGACTCTCACCATTTCTGTTCCAACACTAAAGAGATTGACTATTGAAGATGATCGAAGTTTATGGGCTGATGCACTCAGTTGTGCGGTCAAAGTTCATGCTCCAAATCTCATCTGCCTGAAGTTCACTAGTACTCTGAAGGGTCACTTCCATTTATGTGGCATATCTTCCTTAGTCAATGCATCTATTGACCTTCCACATCGAGTTCTGTCGCAGCAACACGCTTCTCGTGTAATAGGAGTGCTTACTGGGATTTGCAATGTTAAAAGTTTGACAGTATTAGCTGATACGCTTCTG ATAATAACGTGGTTCGTCTTCCTACGTTTTCCCAATATGACCGATTTGGAGCTGAATGCAGAATTTTGTGGTGACTTGACTGGTGGTCTGATCAACTTGCTTGAAAAATCACCTAAGCTAGAGTTTCTTGACTTTGCTCAG gGCTTCGACTCAGATTTTATCCATGACCATGAGGTTTGTTTGATGTTGGAAAGAGTTCCTTCCTGTTGTTGCTTTAAATGGTTTAGCCTTTCTTACTTCAAAGGGAAGCCGGCAGAGATGCATTTTCTAAGACTTTTGTTGAAGAATGCAACTGTGTTGAAGAAGATGACGTTATACTGTGAGCCTATATTATCTGAAGATTcggaaaaagaagaggaggtCAACAATCAGTTGAGGGGATTTCCAAGAAGATCAGAAAGCTGTGTTATTGAGTTGCTTTGA
- the LOC131324350 gene encoding probable LRR receptor-like serine/threonine-protein kinase At1g53430 — MECLCGKETVWKRISSLLLIVSLLSSCFTDFRSVDAQLLPQEEVQALEAISAKLQIQHWSITRNFCRVGFQYVGSDTAVVSNVTCDCTSANATVCHVTNIQLKALNLRGTLPAEFANLTFLEEIDLSRNYINGTLPTNFAKLPLTILSLLGNRINGSIPREIGDIATLEELVLEDNQLGGSLPPNLGSLTRLRRLLLSANNFTGQIPDEFSKLTNLTDVRIDGSTLSGKIPDMIGNWTKINRLDVQGTSMSGPIPSTISKLINLEELRISDLNGSDMTFPDLQNMTKLKYLVLRNCLITGPIPKYIGDLPELKYLDLSFNNLSGQIPGSLQSSDLDIMLLTSNSLTGAIPGWILRNNNDIDVSYNNFTESSASGCQASSVNLVSSHSSTESNSIEWCVKKDLPCSTSPKYHSLYINCGGSQITAEGNEYEEDLAREGPSYFFASSQRWAYSSTGFFMGKGDASYLANNSFSLNMTGAEYYKTARLAPNSLKYYGLCLRQGSYKVRLHFAEIMYSDDQTYSSLGRRIFDVSIQGKEVLKDFNIKEVAKGVGIGITMEFDDVIVNGSTLEIHLYWRGKGTTAIPDRGVYGPLISAITVTPNFDVSTGLSAGAIVGIVAASFVLLVLILVVLRMKGCLGGKDLENKELRALLQTGYFTLRQIKAATNNFDPANKIGEGGFGPVYKGVLPDSAVIAVKQLSSKSKQGNREFVNEIGMISALQHPHLVKLYGCCIEGNQLLLIYEYMENNSLARALFGREEQLLNLDWPTRKKICVGIARGLAYLHEESRLKIVHRDIKASNVLLDKDLNAKISDFGLAKLDEEENTHISTRIAGTIGYMAPEYAMRGYLTDKADVYSFGIVALEIVSGKSNTNYRPKEDFVYLLDWAYVLQEQGSLLELVDPSLGSNYHKEEALNMLQIGLLCTNPSPTLRPAMSSVVSMLEGKLPIQATLIKRTTVNEEMRFKAFERLTQDSQTHTSSTFSQDSRGQRSISMNAPSSIDTSVTIPSKNDDLDHSP; from the exons ATGGAGTGCCTCTGCGGCAAGGAAACCGTATGGAAGAGGATATCGTCGCTCCTTCTCATAGTATCTCTGCTTTCGAGTTGCTTCACGGACTTCAGATCCGTCGACGCTCAACTTCTTCCCCAAGAAGAAG TACAAGCTCTTGAAGCAATATCAGCAAAACTGCAGATCCAACATTGGAGTATTACCCGAAATTTCTGCAGAGTTGGATTTCAGTATGTAGGCTCCGATACTGCTGTTGTTAGCAACGTTACTTGCGATTGCACCTCCGCCAACGCCACTGTTTGCCACGTCACCAACAT ACAGTTGAAGGCTCTAAATTTAAGAGGAACTCTACCAGCAGAATTTGCTAATCTTACTTTTTTGGAAGAAAT CGATCTCTCTCGCAACTATATCAATGGGACACTTCCAACAAATTTTGCTAAGCTTCCTCTCACCATTTT GTCCCTTTTGGGAAACCGCATTAATGGTTCAATTCCCAGGGAAATTGGAGATATTGCAACTCTCGAGGAGCT GGTCTTGGAAGATAATCAGCTGGGAGGCTCTCTTCCTCCAAATCTTGGAAGTTTGACCCGCTTGAGAAGACT CCTTCTTTCTGCTAACAATTTTACGGGACAAATTCCAGATGAATTCAGCAAACTGACAAACTTGACAGATGT CAGGATAGATGGGAGTACACTGTCTGGCAAAATACCAGATATGATAGGGAACTGGACAAAAATTAACAGACT GGACGTGCAAGGCACATCCATGAGTGGCCCTATTCCTTCTACCATATCCAAGCTGATAAATTTGGAGGAACT GAGGATATCTGATTTGAATGGATCAGATATGACATTCCCTGATCTGCAGAACATGACAAAGTTGAAATATCT GGTACTGAGAAATTGCTTAATTACTGGTCCAATCCCAAAGTACATCGGTGACCTACCTGAACTCAAATATTT AGATCTAAGCTTTAACAACTTGAGTGGTCAAATTCCGGGTTCACTTCAGAGTTCTGATCTAGATATCAT GTTACTGACTAGCAACTCACTGACTGGAGCAATACCTGGTTGGATTCTAAGGAACAACAATGATAT TGATGTGTCGTACAACAACTTTACTGAGTCATCTGCGTCTGGTTGCCAGGCGTCTAGCGT GAACTTAGTTTCCAGCCATTCATCCACAGAGAGCAACTC AATTGAATGGTGTGTGAAGAAGGATCTCCCTTGCTCCACATCACCCAAAT ACCATTCATTATACATCAATTGTGGAGGCAGCCAAATAACCGCCGAGGGGAATGAATATGAAGAGGACTTGGCCAGAGAGGGTCCATCATACTTTTTTGCCTCTTCACAAAGATGGGCTTATAGCAGCACAGGGTTTTTCATGGGCAAAGGGGATGCTAGTTATTTAGCAAACAACTCATTCTCTTTGAATATGACTGGTGCAGAGTACTATAAAACAGCCCGCCTTGCCCCAAATTCACTCAAGTATTATGGGCTTTGCTTGCGCCAGGGCAGTTATAAAGTGCGTCTTCACTTCGCTGAAATAATGTACTCTGATGATCAGACATATAGCAGCCTTGGAAGACGCATTTTTGATGTATCAATCCAA GGGAAAGAAGTTTTGAAGGATTTTAACATAAAGGAGGTAGCTAAAGGTGTTGGCATAGGTATCACTATGGAATTTGATGATGTTATTGTTAATGGTAGCACTTTGGAGATTCACCTCTACTGGAGAGGAAAAGGGACTACTGCAATCCCTGACAGAGGTGTATATGGACCTCTAATATCTGCTATCACAGTAACTCCAA ATTTTGATGTTAGTACTGGCCTATCTGCGGGAGCTATTGTTGGCATCGTGGCTGCTTCCTTTGTACTCCTTGTGTTGATCCTGGTTGTGCTTCGGATGAAAGGGTGCCTTGGGGGGAAAGATCTTGAAAATAAAG AACTTCGAGCACTTCTGCAAACAGGTTATTTCACCTTGAGACAGATCAAAGCTGCAACCAATAACTTTGACCCTGCAAACAAGATTGGTGAAGGAGGATTTGGACCAGTTTACAAG GGTGTACTGCCGGACAGTGCTGTAATCGCTGTGAAGCAGCTGTCCTCTAAATCAAAGCAGGGAAATCGTGAATTTGTAAATGAGATAGGCATGATATCTGCCTTGCAACACCCACATCTTGTCAAGCTGTACGGATGTTGTATTGAAGGGAACCAGTTGTTGCTAATATACGAATACATGGAAAATAATTCTCTTGCCCGTGCTCTCTTTG GTCGTGAAGAACAACTGCTAAATCTGGACTGGCcgacaaggaaaaaaatatgtGTAGGGATAGCACGGGGCTTAGCTTATCTTCATGAAGAATCAAGGTTGAAAATTGTTCACAGAGACATTAAGGCCTCCAATGTGTTGCTTGATAAGGATTTGAATGCTAAGATATCTGACTTTGGTTTGGCCAAGCTTGATGAAGAAGAGAACACCCATATCAGCACGCGAATTGCTGGAACCAT AGGATATATGGCTCCTGAGTATGCAATGAGGGGTTACTTGACGGATAAAGCAGATGTCTACAGTTTTGGAATTGTAGCGCTAGAGATTGTCAGTGGTAAAAGCAACACAAATTACCGGCCAAAGGAGGATTTTGTTTACCTTCTTGATTGG GCTTATGTGCTACAAGAGCAGGGAAGCCTTTTAGAACTTGTGGATCCAAGTCTTGGATCAAACTACCACAAAGAAGAGGCTCTCAACATGTTACAAATCGGTCTCTTGTGCACAAACCCGTCTCCCACTCTAAGGCCCGCCATGTCTTCTGTGGTGAGTATGCTCGAAGGAAAACTTCCAATACAAGCAACATTAATCAAGCGTACCACGGTGAACGAGGAAATGAGGTTCAAAGCCTTTGAGAGGCTTACACAGGACAGCCAGACACACACCTCCTCTACATTCTCGCAGGACAGTCGAGGGCAGAGGAGCATATCGATGAATGCACCATCGTCGATTGATACCTCGGTTACCATCCCAAGCAAGAATGATGATTTAGATCATTCTCCGTAG
- the LOC131323230 gene encoding uncharacterized protein LOC131323230 isoform X1 → MAQFRTISCRHFHKLLNPQNPSQYLKNPLRIHSNTTHYYKPTLISVFNRPISLSSQFQHESSNLHDTHDRNSKPKKPLHLLFKEAVGLSGKIEVENEVEDSELKKKLRKLEEEVRKLTENRNEREILKKLVKKSNNGDGSKELRTITKSLHLLFANNDVGGGGGSEKSEGMANLGMEDPRVYKELSREMVEFVTHLFEKGYFRDANFLPRNKFDVTCFENSYGRDFVKYAAEKFGKDNREIAKWLSASDMKRVAAFGCPSLGRKNIFSAKRLRYFFGIQEDTVCSKCILKPSCKFVNQSVWRGDNKNLDLVVVMRVITLYALESVPPQLVVPDEIKDSVNRLLKEVVNLSEAVA, encoded by the exons atggcTCAATTCAGAACCATCAGTTGTCGCCATTTCCACAAACTCCTAAACCCCCAAAACCCTTCCCAATACCTCAAAAACCCTCTTCGCATTCATTCCAATACAACCCATTACTACAAACCAACCTTAATCTCTGTATTCAACAGACCCATATCGCTTTCCTCACAATTCCAACACGAATCAAGCAATTTACACGACACCCACGATCGCAATTCGAAGCCGAAGAAGCCCTTACACCTTCTGTTCAAGGAAGCCGTCGGATTATCGGGAAAAATCGAGGTCGAAAACGAAGTCGAAGACAGTGAGTTGAAGAAGAAGTTGAGGAAATTGGAGGAGGAAGTGAGGAAGTTGACTGAGAATCGTAATGAGAGAGAAATCCTAAAGAAATTGGTCAAGAAGTCTAATAACGGTGATGGGTCGAAGGAGTTGAGGACTATTACCAAGAGCTTGCATTTGTTGTTTGCAAATAATGatgtcggtggtggtggtggtagtgaaAAAAGTGAGGGTATGGCGAATTTGGGCATGGAGGATCCAAGGGTTTACAAAGAGCTTTCGCGCGAAATGGTGGAGTTTGTGACTCATTTGTTTGAGAAAGGGTACTTCAGGGATGCTAATTTCTTGCCCAGGAACAAGTTTGATGTTACTTGTTTCGAAAACAGTTACGGCCGCGATTTCGTGAAGTATGCTGCTGAGAAGTTTGGCAAGGATAACCGCGAAATCGCAAA ATGGTTGTCGGCCAGTGACATGAAAAGGGTGGCCGCCTTTGGTTGTCCTTCCCTGGGAAGGAAGAATATCTTTTCCGCTAAAAGACTACGCTATTTTTTCGGAATTCAGGAAGACACT GTGTGCAGCAAATGCATTTTGAAACCATCGTGCAAATTTGTGAATCAAAGTGTATGGAGAGGTGATAACAAGAACTTGGATTTGGTTGTTGTAATGAGGGTTATCACATTGTACGCTTTGGAATCAGTACCTCCACAGTTGGTCGTGCCCGACGAGATAAAGGATTCTGTTAATAGGTTGCTGAAGGAGGTTGTGAACCTAAGTGAAGCTGTTGCCTAA
- the LOC131323230 gene encoding uncharacterized protein LOC131323230 isoform X2, whose amino-acid sequence MAQFRTISCRHFHKLLNPQNPSQYLKNPLRIHSNTTHYYKPTLISVFNRPISLSSQFQHESSNLHDTHDRNSKPKKPLHLLFKEAVGLSGKIEVENEVEDSELKKKLRKLEEEVRKLTENRNEREILKKLVKKSNNGDGSKELRTITKSLHLLFANNDVGGGGGSEKSEGMANLGMEDPRVYKELSREMVEFVTHLFEKGYFRDANFLPRNKFDVTCFENSYGRDFVKYAAEKFGKDNREIANDMKRVAAFGCPSLGRKNIFSAKRLRYFFGIQEDTVCSKCILKPSCKFVNQSVWRGDNKNLDLVVVMRVITLYALESVPPQLVVPDEIKDSVNRLLKEVVNLSEAVA is encoded by the exons atggcTCAATTCAGAACCATCAGTTGTCGCCATTTCCACAAACTCCTAAACCCCCAAAACCCTTCCCAATACCTCAAAAACCCTCTTCGCATTCATTCCAATACAACCCATTACTACAAACCAACCTTAATCTCTGTATTCAACAGACCCATATCGCTTTCCTCACAATTCCAACACGAATCAAGCAATTTACACGACACCCACGATCGCAATTCGAAGCCGAAGAAGCCCTTACACCTTCTGTTCAAGGAAGCCGTCGGATTATCGGGAAAAATCGAGGTCGAAAACGAAGTCGAAGACAGTGAGTTGAAGAAGAAGTTGAGGAAATTGGAGGAGGAAGTGAGGAAGTTGACTGAGAATCGTAATGAGAGAGAAATCCTAAAGAAATTGGTCAAGAAGTCTAATAACGGTGATGGGTCGAAGGAGTTGAGGACTATTACCAAGAGCTTGCATTTGTTGTTTGCAAATAATGatgtcggtggtggtggtggtagtgaaAAAAGTGAGGGTATGGCGAATTTGGGCATGGAGGATCCAAGGGTTTACAAAGAGCTTTCGCGCGAAATGGTGGAGTTTGTGACTCATTTGTTTGAGAAAGGGTACTTCAGGGATGCTAATTTCTTGCCCAGGAACAAGTTTGATGTTACTTGTTTCGAAAACAGTTACGGCCGCGATTTCGTGAAGTATGCTGCTGAGAAGTTTGGCAAGGATAACCGCGAAATCGCAAA TGACATGAAAAGGGTGGCCGCCTTTGGTTGTCCTTCCCTGGGAAGGAAGAATATCTTTTCCGCTAAAAGACTACGCTATTTTTTCGGAATTCAGGAAGACACT GTGTGCAGCAAATGCATTTTGAAACCATCGTGCAAATTTGTGAATCAAAGTGTATGGAGAGGTGATAACAAGAACTTGGATTTGGTTGTTGTAATGAGGGTTATCACATTGTACGCTTTGGAATCAGTACCTCCACAGTTGGTCGTGCCCGACGAGATAAAGGATTCTGTTAATAGGTTGCTGAAGGAGGTTGTGAACCTAAGTGAAGCTGTTGCCTAA
- the LOC131324647 gene encoding F-box/LRR-repeat protein At4g14096-like isoform X2: protein MDVISSFSDNVLHHILSFLSTEDSIRTSILSRRWQYLWTSISDINLDDISWSKDIDKIKDQCPMCHRFSDFVDRVLLLHDASDIRRLHLNILDPVNSSRLNSWISAAIRHNVQELDLDLPVRTRFLLPCCLFTCESLLVLKLFMQCVLKPPSFIYLSSLKTLVFDNLTFSDDESTQHLFSNCPVLQELALMNCGWKNIKTLTISVPTLKRLTIEDDRSLWADALSCAVKVHAPNLICLKFTSTLKGHFHLCGISSLVNASIDLPHRVLSQQHASRVIGVLTGICNVKSLTVLADTLLIITWFVFLRFPNMTDLELNAEFCGDLTGGLINLLEKSPKLEFLDFAQGSRQRCIF, encoded by the exons ATGGATGTAATCAGCAGCTTTTCGGACAACGTTCTCCATCACATCCTCTCCTTCCTTTCAACCGAAGACTCCATACGAACTTCTATATTATCGAGAAGATGGCAATATTTATGGACCTCCATTTCAGACATCAATTTGGATGATATTTCTTGGTCAAAGGATATTGACAAAATTAAAGATCAGTGTCCAATGTGTCATAGGTTCTCAGATTTCGTGGATAGAGTTCTCCTTCTTCATGATGCTTCAGATATTAGAAGACTTCATCTTAATATTCTTGACCCTGTGAATTCTTCTCGTCTGAATTCATGGATCTCTGCTGCTATAAGGCACAATGTTCAAGAGCTCGATCTTGACTTGCCTGTGAGAACGCGCTTTCTGTTGCCTTGTTGCCTTTTTACTTGTGAATCGCTACTTGTGTTGAAGTTATTTATGCAATGCGTTTTGAAACCTCCTAGTTTTATTTACTTGTCGAGCCTCAAGACCTTGGTGTTTGACAACCTTACATTTTCTGATGACGAATCGACACAACACCTATTTTCTAATTGTCCGGTGCTTCAAGAGTTGGCCTTAATGAATTGTGGATGGAAGAATATAAAGACTCTCACCATTTCTGTTCCAACACTAAAGAGATTGACTATTGAAGATGATCGAAGTTTATGGGCTGATGCACTCAGTTGTGCGGTCAAAGTTCATGCTCCAAATCTCATCTGCCTGAAGTTCACTAGTACTCTGAAGGGTCACTTCCATTTATGTGGCATATCTTCCTTAGTCAATGCATCTATTGACCTTCCACATCGAGTTCTGTCGCAGCAACACGCTTCTCGTGTAATAGGAGTGCTTACTGGGATTTGCAATGTTAAAAGTTTGACAGTATTAGCTGATACGCTTCTG ATAATAACGTGGTTCGTCTTCCTACGTTTTCCCAATATGACCGATTTGGAGCTGAATGCAGAATTTTGTGGTGACTTGACTGGTGGTCTGATCAACTTGCTTGAAAAATCACCTAAGCTAGAGTTTCTTGACTTTGCTCAG GGAAGCCGGCAGAGATGCATTTTCTAA
- the LOC131324351 gene encoding uncharacterized protein LOC131324351 produces MMAERSFEAWEEVQRHLAHGQDLADRLAQGFTGLIQSTHQITPPSFPWPNNPPQTKLFEVVEFPTRNFSKRDFGIVTDNHGINGVSAIFDIGNRLGQVGAEFGAGVNGVVQQVFGSLPIVFRQDENAVVAVRRELNSQQSDGATGIQKDLRMSAERSRDSGFVENDKVPDRSMDEETGGSNSKTSELLDRSQRTFNVAAIYDSRKKNLEGSFVAKEDLWRVEASATASHGSSTSANENSSLLLIQLGPVLFVRDSTLLLPVHLSKQHLLWYGYDRKNGMHSLCPAVWSKHRRWSLMSMICLNPLSCSFMDLQYPNGQFTYVSGEGLSTSAFLPFCGGLLQAQGQYPGEMKFSFSCKNKWGTRITPMVQWPDKSFTLGVAQALAWKASGLMVRPTIQFSACPTFGGSNPGMRTELIHSVNEELSLICGCAFTSHPSAFASVSLGRSKWNGNVGNYGIVVRAETPLSNFGRPSFTVQLNGGT; encoded by the exons ATGATGGCAGAGAGATCATTTGAAGCATGGGAAGAGGTGCAAAGACATCTTGCACACGGGCAAGATTTGGCGGATAGGCTTGCGCAGGGATTCACGGGGTTAATTCAGTCTACTCATCAGATAACTCCTCCATCGTTCCCGTGGCCGAATAACCCTCCACAAACGAAGCTATTTGAAGTTGTTGAGTTCCCAACCCGGAATTTCAGTAAGAGGGATTTTGGGATTGTGACCGATAATCACGGGATTAACGGGGTTTCGGCAATTTTTGATATTGGGAACAGGCTAGGGCAGGTTGGGGCGGAGTTTGGGGCTGGTGTCAATGGTGTGGTTCAGCAAGTTTTCGGAAGCTTGCCGATAGTGTTTCGGCAAGATGAAAATGCTGTGGTAGCAGTACGGAGGGAGCTCAATAGCCAACAAAGCGATGGAGCTACAGGTATTCAGAAGGATTTGAGAATGTCTGCAGAGCGGTCTAGGGATTCTGGTTTTGTGGAGAATGATAAGGTTCCTGATAGGTCAATGGATGAGGAAACGGGGGGATCCAATTCAAAGACGTCTGAACTTCTCGACAGATCACAG AGGACATTTAATGTGGCAGCTATATATGAtagtaggaaaaaaaatctgGAAGGTTCTTTTGTTGCAAAGGAAGACTTGTGGAGAGTAGAGGCATCAGCAACTGCATCACACGGCAGCTCTACGTCAGCGAATGAGAATTCCTCCCTCCTCCTTATCCAGCTTGGACCAGTACTTTTTGTTCGCGATTCAACACTTCTTCTTCCAGTTCACCTTTCAAAGCAACACTTGCTTTGGTACGGTTATGATAGAAAG AATGGGATGCATTCTCTTTGTCCAGCTGTGTGGTCTAAGCATAGAAGATGGTCGCTGATGTCAATGATCTGTCTCAATCCTTTGTCATGT TCATTCATGGATTTGCAGTATCCAAATGGTCAGTTCACCTATGTATCTGGTGAGGGCTTATCCACTAGTGCATTCTTACCTTTTTGCGGTGGCCTGCTTCAAGCTCAAGGTCAATATCCAGGAGAGATGAAGTTCAGTTTCTCCTGCAAG AATAAATGGGGAACACGCATTACGCCAATGGTGCAGTGGCCAGACAAATCATTTACATTGGGTGTTGCACAGGCTTTAGCTTGGAAGGCATCCGGTCTAATGGTGAGACCAACTATCCAATTCAG TGCATGCCCAACATTTGGTGGAAGCAATCCTGGCATGCGGACAGAACTGATTCATTCTGTGAACGAGGAGCTGAGTCTGATATGTGGTTGTGCTTTTACGTCACATCCTTCTGCTTTTGCATCGGTATCG CTAGGCAGGTCCAAGTGGAATGGGAATGTTGGCAACTATGGTATAGTCGTGAGAGCTGAAACTCCTCTCAGCAACTTTGGCAGGCCTTCCTTCACAGTGCAGTTAAATGGTGGTACCTAG